Proteins encoded together in one Rhizobacter sp. J219 window:
- a CDS encoding type II restriction endonuclease, which produces MSQPLSLLIDRWKADEHATHRTWFLWEERLKNFRSIRRGIGQVVREVEAGTFGNAYRGSSLETVVGSIAEQRQIFKGADHAFLWKPKLRIPDIYENPVNQRAFGQLLHACDCCDNAEALVEAVNRIDALKIKGLGPAVANLLYFIHPTFVLPFNTAIVNGYNAVTGSNVKLGRWDHYLSMREGAMRLNATYRHQLSNDLGAIAGLLFDIGSGRYSAPPRGDDAQGLAAWEEDLSRVREESAAAAKQWAAARESDTTHTQIQGWLRDLGKRLGFSVWIASNDRGRAHEGGQLGDGCLTELLPGAMGSADAVRLIDVVWVEPSTRKVAAAFEVEHSTSIYSGIVRMLDLALGTEVGAASTLFLVAPDNRRDDVAAQLRRPAFSRVSELGIRYLPYSQLQQHRDAIARFGSGLKPVLEISQLL; this is translated from the coding sequence ATGTCGCAGCCACTTTCATTGCTCATCGATCGCTGGAAGGCGGACGAACACGCCACGCATCGCACCTGGTTCCTGTGGGAAGAACGACTGAAGAACTTTCGGTCGATTCGACGTGGTATCGGTCAGGTAGTGCGTGAGGTCGAGGCAGGAACATTCGGGAACGCCTACCGGGGCTCCTCTTTGGAGACGGTCGTCGGATCCATCGCCGAGCAGCGGCAGATCTTCAAGGGCGCAGACCATGCTTTTCTGTGGAAGCCGAAACTGCGCATTCCCGACATCTACGAAAACCCGGTGAATCAGCGTGCGTTCGGCCAGTTGCTCCATGCATGCGACTGTTGCGACAACGCAGAGGCACTCGTGGAGGCGGTAAACCGCATCGATGCACTCAAGATCAAGGGGCTCGGTCCGGCCGTAGCGAACCTGCTGTACTTCATCCATCCGACCTTCGTGTTGCCGTTCAACACCGCCATCGTCAACGGCTACAACGCCGTGACGGGCAGCAATGTCAAGCTCGGACGCTGGGACCACTACCTGTCGATGCGCGAAGGCGCGATGAGGCTGAACGCCACCTACCGGCATCAGTTGTCCAACGATTTGGGCGCCATCGCCGGCCTGCTGTTCGACATTGGCAGTGGCCGCTACTCGGCGCCACCACGTGGAGACGATGCCCAAGGACTGGCAGCGTGGGAAGAGGACCTGTCGCGGGTGCGAGAAGAGTCCGCCGCGGCGGCGAAGCAGTGGGCTGCGGCGCGCGAGAGCGACACCACCCACACCCAGATCCAAGGGTGGCTGCGCGATCTGGGCAAACGCCTGGGATTCTCCGTGTGGATCGCATCGAACGACCGCGGGCGGGCGCATGAGGGCGGGCAGTTGGGTGACGGTTGCCTGACCGAGTTGCTCCCGGGCGCCATGGGAAGCGCCGACGCGGTGCGGCTGATCGACGTGGTGTGGGTCGAGCCGTCGACGCGGAAAGTGGCTGCGGCCTTCGAGGTGGAACACTCCACGTCCATCTATTCTGGGATCGTGCGCATGCTGGACCTGGCACTCGGAACCGAGGTCGGCGCGGCCAGCACCTTGTTCCTGGTCGCCCCCGATAACCGGCGTGACGATGTGGCAGCCCAGCTTCGTCGCCCGGCGTTCTCTCGAGTGTCGGAGCTCGGCATCCGCTATCTGCCGTACAGCCAGCTCCAGCAGCACCGGGACGCCATTGCCCGGTTCGGCAGCGGCCTCAAACCGGTCCTGGAGATCTCCCAGTTGCTGTGA
- a CDS encoding DUF305 domain-containing protein: protein MPRDRGTPRNRIQTSKKEFDMDHKAHAHAEHGEAAGAGTAHGGSSSQAYWMFALNLALSLIPMYLAMFTMIDGWSDFRNNVNMLYMALTMLAPMGIIMLATMGTMYGNKRLNVALYVGLAVLFAASLLATRRQALVDNQQFVDSMIPHHSGAILMCREAKLTDPELRKLCDDIVKAQRAEITQMEAIAARLRSGK from the coding sequence TTGCCCCGCGACCGCGGCACCCCAAGGAACCGTATCCAAACCAGCAAGAAGGAGTTCGACATGGACCACAAAGCTCATGCCCACGCCGAGCACGGTGAAGCCGCAGGCGCCGGGACTGCCCATGGCGGTTCGTCCAGCCAGGCATATTGGATGTTCGCGCTCAATCTGGCCTTGAGCCTGATTCCGATGTACCTCGCCATGTTCACCATGATCGACGGGTGGAGCGACTTTCGGAACAACGTGAACATGCTCTACATGGCGCTGACCATGCTGGCCCCGATGGGCATCATCATGCTGGCAACCATGGGCACGATGTATGGCAACAAGCGGCTCAACGTGGCGCTCTATGTCGGCTTGGCGGTCCTGTTCGCCGCTTCGCTGTTGGCAACACGCCGCCAGGCGCTGGTCGACAACCAGCAGTTCGTCGACTCGATGATCCCGCATCACTCGGGCGCCATCCTCATGTGCCGAGAGGCCAAGCTCACCGACCCGGAGCTTCGCAAACTTTGCGATGACATCGTCAAGGCGCAACGCGCAGAGATCACCCAGATGGAGGCGATCGCCGCGCGCCTGCGTTCAGGCAAATAG
- a CDS encoding copper-translocating P-type ATPase gives MNPHGGMGTPDAESDGYYVCPMHPEVRSDAPGRCPKCGMNLVRDTGEGPSGVAHGAQPASQADSHTHAHQHAHHGQSEALAVPSMAVPTSSPASPYVPPVERGSQPGEPQGTVYTCPMHPEIRQDRPGNCPKCGMTLEPLIPEATADDDNPELRDFSRRFWWTLPLTVVVTVLAMAGHRLGWMDPARQSWLELVLSLPIVLWAGWPFFARCAQSFRHRSPNMWTLIGIGTGAAFLYSVVATVAPQVFPASFAAHGRIGVYFEAAAVIISLTLLGQMLELRARSQTSAAIKSLLGLSPKTARRIEDDGSEADVPLTHVHVGDRLRIRPGEKVPVDGVVLEGSSAIDEAMLTGEPVPVTKRPGDNVIGATINTSGTLVMRSEKVGSQTMLSQIVQMVAQAQRSKAPMQRMADQVAGYFVLVVVGIALLSFFAWGIFGGEQGWQYGLINAVSVLIIACPCALGLATPMSIMVATGRAATQGVLFRDASAIENFRKVDTMIVDKTGTLTEGKPAFERALAAAGTTDEEVLRLAASLDQGSEHPLAQAIVDAARSRQLPLAAAVDFESSTGIGVRGTVEGRRLSLGNTALMEQDGVDVSVLRSQAEQLREHGSSVMFLARDRQLLGLLAVADPIKASTPEALQSLHDAGMRVVMATGDGLTTARSVAQKLGIDEVHGEVKPADKLALVDRLQREGRVVGMAGDGINDAPALAKADVGVAMGTGTDVAMNSAQVTLVKGDLRGIARAREISESTVANMRQNLGFAFIYNALGVPLAAGVLYPFTGWLLSPMIAALAMSLSSFSVVTNSLRLRSKR, from the coding sequence ATGAATCCCCACGGGGGAATGGGTACGCCGGACGCGGAATCTGATGGCTACTACGTGTGCCCTATGCACCCCGAGGTGCGCTCCGACGCGCCCGGTCGTTGTCCCAAGTGCGGCATGAACCTCGTGCGTGACACAGGCGAAGGCCCAAGCGGCGTGGCCCATGGCGCGCAGCCCGCCTCTCAAGCTGATTCCCATACGCACGCGCACCAGCACGCGCATCACGGCCAGAGCGAGGCGCTTGCGGTGCCGTCAATGGCAGTTCCCACTTCCTCCCCTGCCTCGCCGTACGTGCCACCCGTCGAGCGTGGATCACAGCCGGGGGAGCCCCAAGGGACGGTGTACACCTGCCCAATGCATCCGGAGATCCGGCAGGACCGTCCGGGCAATTGCCCGAAATGCGGCATGACGCTGGAGCCGCTGATTCCGGAGGCGACGGCTGACGACGACAACCCCGAGCTGCGCGATTTCTCGCGCCGATTCTGGTGGACGCTCCCGCTGACCGTGGTCGTCACGGTGTTAGCGATGGCCGGACACCGTCTGGGCTGGATGGATCCCGCGCGGCAGAGCTGGCTCGAGCTGGTGCTCTCCTTGCCGATCGTGTTGTGGGCAGGGTGGCCGTTCTTCGCCCGCTGCGCCCAGTCCTTCCGCCACCGCAGCCCCAACATGTGGACGCTGATCGGCATTGGCACCGGCGCCGCATTCCTGTACAGCGTGGTGGCGACCGTGGCGCCGCAGGTGTTTCCTGCAAGTTTTGCGGCTCACGGGCGCATCGGCGTCTACTTCGAGGCCGCGGCGGTCATCATCTCGCTGACCTTGCTCGGCCAGATGCTCGAGTTGCGTGCACGCTCGCAGACGTCGGCCGCCATCAAGTCTTTGTTGGGCCTGTCGCCCAAGACCGCGCGGCGCATCGAGGACGACGGCTCTGAAGCCGATGTGCCGCTGACCCATGTCCACGTGGGTGACCGGCTGCGCATCCGCCCGGGCGAGAAGGTTCCGGTCGACGGCGTGGTGCTGGAGGGTTCCAGCGCGATCGACGAAGCGATGCTCACCGGGGAGCCAGTGCCCGTCACCAAACGCCCCGGTGACAACGTGATCGGCGCGACGATCAACACCTCCGGCACGCTCGTCATGCGCTCCGAGAAAGTCGGCTCGCAGACGATGCTGTCTCAGATCGTGCAGATGGTCGCTCAGGCGCAGCGCTCCAAGGCGCCGATGCAGCGCATGGCCGATCAGGTGGCCGGATACTTCGTGTTGGTGGTGGTGGGGATCGCCTTGCTGTCGTTCTTCGCCTGGGGCATCTTCGGCGGAGAGCAGGGCTGGCAGTACGGCCTCATCAACGCAGTGTCGGTGCTCATCATCGCCTGTCCCTGTGCCCTGGGTCTGGCCACACCCATGTCCATCATGGTGGCCACCGGGCGTGCCGCGACGCAAGGCGTTCTCTTCCGTGACGCCTCTGCGATCGAGAACTTCCGCAAGGTCGACACGATGATCGTCGACAAGACTGGCACGCTCACGGAGGGCAAGCCAGCCTTCGAGCGGGCGCTCGCCGCGGCGGGGACGACCGACGAGGAAGTGCTTCGCCTGGCTGCCAGCCTCGACCAGGGCAGCGAACATCCCTTGGCGCAGGCGATCGTCGATGCGGCGAGGAGCCGCCAGCTCCCGCTCGCCGCCGCTGTCGATTTCGAATCGTCCACCGGCATCGGTGTGCGCGGCACGGTGGAAGGCCGCCGGCTGTCACTCGGCAACACCGCGCTGATGGAGCAAGATGGCGTCGACGTGTCGGTGCTGCGCTCGCAGGCGGAGCAGTTGCGAGAACACGGCAGCAGCGTGATGTTCCTCGCCCGTGACCGTCAGCTGCTCGGGCTGCTCGCCGTGGCGGATCCGATCAAGGCGAGCACCCCGGAAGCGCTGCAAAGCCTGCACGACGCGGGCATGCGGGTGGTAATGGCCACCGGCGACGGCCTGACAACCGCGCGCTCGGTCGCCCAGAAGCTGGGCATCGACGAGGTGCATGGCGAGGTCAAGCCCGCTGACAAGCTGGCGCTGGTCGATCGGCTGCAGCGCGAAGGACGCGTCGTCGGCATGGCTGGCGACGGCATCAACGACGCACCGGCGCTGGCCAAGGCCGACGTCGGCGTGGCGATGGGAACCGGCACCGACGTGGCGATGAACAGTGCCCAGGTGACGCTCGTCAAGGGCGACCTGCGTGGCATCGCTCGTGCTCGGGAGATTTCCGAGAGCACCGTCGCCAACATGCGGCAGAACCTCGGCTTCGCGTTCATCTACAACGCGTTGGGCGTGCCGCTTGCGGCCGGCGTGCTGTACCCGTTCACGGGCTGGTTGCTGTCGCCCATGATCGCAGCGCTGGCCATGAGCCTGTCGTCATTCAGCGTGGTGACGAACTCGCTTCGCTTGCGCTCAAAGCGTTGA
- a CDS encoding DUF2933 domain-containing protein: MVAMATSTTPTVTTKSRSRWFLPLVAAAWLAGAAGAYFLLTRHFDHALQALPYFILLACPLMHLFMHRRHGHGRQPQDPQQHDR, translated from the coding sequence ATGGTGGCCATGGCAACCTCCACAACACCCACCGTGACCACCAAATCGCGTTCTCGCTGGTTCCTGCCCCTTGTCGCCGCGGCCTGGCTCGCCGGCGCCGCGGGAGCGTATTTCCTGCTGACCCGGCATTTCGACCATGCCCTGCAGGCACTGCCGTATTTCATCCTGCTGGCCTGTCCGTTGATGCATCTCTTCATGCACCGGCGCCACGGTCACGGGCGGCAGCCACAAGACCCACAACAACACGACCGGTGA
- a CDS encoding heavy-metal-associated domain-containing protein yields MIVFNVNDMTCGHCVGAVTKAVKAVEPGATVSVNLANKRVEIEATSADTQTLKLAIEEAGYTPVEVAGASQPAAARGGSCCGTCH; encoded by the coding sequence ATGATTGTGTTCAACGTCAACGACATGACCTGCGGCCACTGCGTGGGTGCGGTCACCAAAGCGGTCAAGGCGGTCGAGCCCGGCGCGACCGTCTCGGTCAACCTTGCCAACAAGCGCGTGGAAATCGAGGCGACCAGCGCCGACACGCAGACGCTCAAGTTGGCGATCGAGGAGGCCGGCTACACCCCAGTGGAAGTGGCCGGTGCGTCGCAGCCAGCGGCGGCCCGCGGGGGCAGCTGCTGCGGCACCTGCCACTGA
- a CDS encoding DUF305 domain-containing protein, which yields MEGTSPTPGFAATPAKAALDDLKSLARRNNRMQREEIMTLKTFLREWYGIDYQPRVRPDGRKMLALLDQAKPGADFNHVFLEVLSRHHYTLMEPVNGCITGSDLRHEALRRECSSMWHSQTADIQMMREELHKHFGIADYQPFKGRDPLREPMDTPRGQHTGSSQEAQ from the coding sequence ATGGAGGGCACATCTCCGACGCCGGGCTTCGCCGCCACCCCGGCGAAGGCCGCGCTCGACGACCTCAAGTCGCTGGCCCGGCGCAACAACCGGATGCAGCGCGAAGAGATCATGACCCTCAAGACGTTCCTGCGCGAGTGGTACGGCATCGACTACCAGCCGCGCGTCCGCCCGGACGGCCGCAAGATGCTTGCCTTGCTCGATCAGGCGAAGCCGGGCGCTGACTTCAACCACGTGTTCCTTGAGGTGCTCAGCCGCCACCACTACACCTTGATGGAGCCGGTGAACGGCTGCATCACCGGAAGCGACTTGCGACATGAAGCCTTGCGCCGCGAATGCTCGAGCATGTGGCACAGCCAGACGGCCGACATCCAGATGATGCGAGAAGAGTTGCACAAGCATTTCGGCATCGCGGACTACCAGCCGTTCAAGGGCCGCGACCCGCTGCGCGAGCCGATGGACACGCCGCGCGGGCAGCACACGGGCAGTTCCCAGGAAGCTCAATGA
- a CDS encoding four-helix bundle copper-binding protein has protein sequence MAHQQYTSCIDACDACATACSHCATACLQEPDVKAMARCIALDIDCAEICRLASAAMARDSEHAQAICRLCADICEACGEECGKHQMDHCQACAQACRRCAQECLRMAQAARTTSPTARSAGHAH, from the coding sequence ATGGCCCACCAACAGTACACATCGTGTATCGACGCCTGCGACGCGTGCGCAACCGCCTGCAGTCATTGCGCAACGGCTTGCCTGCAGGAACCAGATGTCAAGGCCATGGCTCGGTGCATCGCGCTTGACATCGACTGCGCCGAGATCTGCAGACTCGCCTCGGCCGCGATGGCGCGTGACAGTGAACATGCGCAAGCGATTTGCCGCCTGTGCGCCGACATCTGCGAAGCCTGCGGTGAAGAGTGCGGCAAGCACCAGATGGACCATTGCCAAGCCTGCGCGCAGGCGTGCCGCCGTTGCGCACAGGAATGCCTTCGCATGGCGCAGGCAGCCCGGACCACGTCGCCAACGGCCCGCTCGGCCGGGCACGCGCACTGA
- a CDS encoding copper-binding protein, whose product MKNAISLLSVALVFATGSAFAGGDHGGGHGHDKSTNTTVAQAAAGADMVDGEVRKVDADNKKITVKHGEIKNLQMPGMTMVFQVKDPAMLSNLKVGDKIRFAAEKSSGAIVITQLEAAK is encoded by the coding sequence ATGAAGAACGCCATTTCTCTGCTCTCAGTCGCCCTCGTCTTCGCCACCGGCAGCGCCTTCGCCGGCGGTGACCACGGCGGCGGCCACGGCCACGACAAGTCCACGAACACCACTGTGGCCCAGGCGGCTGCCGGTGCCGACATGGTGGACGGCGAGGTGCGCAAGGTCGACGCTGACAACAAGAAGATCACCGTCAAGCACGGCGAGATCAAGAACCTGCAGATGCCGGGCATGACCATGGTATTCCAGGTCAAGGACCCGGCGATGCTCAGCAACCTCAAGGTGGGCGACAAGATCCGCTTCGCGGCTGAAAAGTCGAGTGGCGCCATCGTCATCACCCAGCTCGAAGCGGCGAAGTAA